Proteins encoded by one window of Flagellimonas lutaonensis:
- the miaA gene encoding tRNA (adenosine(37)-N6)-dimethylallyltransferase MiaA has translation MAKKILVCIIGPTGIGKTRLAIALAQHYDTEILSADSRQFYKEMTIGTAVPTTDELSAAPHHFIQHKSIFEAYTVGDFERDALAKLTELYKKKDFVIMAGGSALYVDAVVKGLDDFPEIDPKIRKALVTALNEKGLAHLQEELKERDPKYYRSVDLQNPQRLIRALEVCMATGQPYSSFRNQKKVVRPFKSFYVGLRADRETIYDRINQRVDQMMADGLLKEAKSLYAHRELNALQTVGYKELFDYLDGTATLAEAVAEIKKNTRRFAKRQLTWYRKKPSILWVDYDMSTDEIVAKLNHKIATES, from the coding sequence ATGGCCAAAAAGATTTTGGTATGTATAATAGGCCCCACCGGTATTGGCAAAACCCGTTTGGCCATTGCCTTGGCCCAACATTACGACACCGAAATACTCTCTGCCGATTCACGGCAGTTTTATAAAGAAATGACCATTGGCACCGCAGTACCAACCACGGATGAGCTATCGGCGGCTCCGCATCACTTTATTCAGCACAAAAGCATTTTCGAAGCCTATACGGTAGGTGATTTTGAACGAGATGCCCTGGCCAAGCTTACCGAATTATATAAAAAGAAAGATTTTGTGATCATGGCCGGTGGTAGTGCATTGTATGTAGATGCCGTCGTCAAAGGGCTCGATGATTTCCCAGAGATTGACCCAAAAATCAGGAAGGCTCTGGTAACGGCACTGAATGAAAAAGGGTTGGCCCATTTACAGGAAGAGTTGAAAGAGCGCGATCCGAAATACTATAGATCCGTTGATCTGCAGAATCCACAACGTTTGATCCGAGCCCTTGAAGTATGTATGGCCACCGGCCAGCCGTACTCTTCTTTTCGAAACCAGAAAAAGGTTGTCCGCCCATTTAAAAGTTTCTATGTAGGCCTTCGCGCAGATAGGGAAACAATCTACGACCGAATAAACCAGCGGGTTGACCAAATGATGGCAGACGGTCTGTTAAAAGAGGCCAAGTCGCTTTATGCACACCGTGAACTGAATGCCCTGCAAACAGTGGGCTACAAAGAGCTGTTCGATTATCTTGACGGCACTGCTACCCTTGCCGAAGCAGTAGCAGAGATCAAGAAGAATACACGAAGGTTTGCAAAGCGACAGCTGACCTGGTATAGAAAAAAACCCTCTATACTTTGGGTCGATTACGATATGTCCACAGATGAAATAGTGGCCAAACTCAATCATAAAATAGCAACGGAATCATGA
- a CDS encoding gluconokinase, producing the protein MSATKRVLFVMGVSGTGKTTIGKLLASSLSVPFFDGDDFHPKENIQKMASGKPLDDHDREGWLKTLNELAKKHSVAGCTIACSALKRSYRRLLSKDIEHLVEFVYLKGTLEEVSSRLEKRSGHFMPKSLLQSQFETLEPPTDGITVSIALSPEQIVERVLLQLNGSD; encoded by the coding sequence ATGAGTGCGACAAAGCGTGTGCTGTTCGTTATGGGGGTGTCAGGTACCGGCAAGACCACCATTGGAAAATTGTTGGCATCTTCGTTATCGGTTCCCTTTTTTGATGGGGATGATTTTCACCCTAAAGAAAATATTCAAAAAATGGCTTCGGGCAAACCGCTTGACGACCATGATAGGGAGGGTTGGCTGAAAACACTCAACGAACTTGCCAAGAAACACAGTGTCGCAGGTTGTACGATTGCCTGTTCAGCACTGAAAAGGAGTTATCGCAGACTGTTATCCAAAGACATTGAACATCTTGTGGAATTTGTTTACCTAAAAGGAACTTTGGAGGAGGTTTCCTCCAGGTTGGAGAAAAGAAGCGGACATTTTATGCCCAAATCACTGCTGCAATCGCAATTTGAGACCCTTGAACCTCCCACAGACGGCATTACGGTTTCTATTGCACTATCTCCCGAGCAAATCGTTGAGCGCGTATTGCTGCAACTGAACGGTAGCGATTAG
- a CDS encoding response regulator transcription factor, with amino-acid sequence METENKKILLVEDDPNFGIVLKDYLSMNNFDVVLAKNGMEGFEKFKKDNFDVCILDVMMPYKDGFTLAKEIREKNENVPIIFLTAKTMKEDVLKGYKAGADDYLNKPFDSEVLLMKLKAILQRKASNTLADSKQFEFQIGNFHFNSKLRFLKYKDEEPIKLSPKENELLRLLALHENDLMPRELALTKIWRDDNYFTSRSMDVYIAKLRKYLKRDDLVEILNIHGEGFRLVVKSEKEK; translated from the coding sequence ATGGAAACAGAGAACAAGAAAATACTTTTAGTTGAAGACGACCCCAACTTTGGCATTGTGCTGAAAGACTATCTTTCAATGAACAATTTTGACGTTGTTCTTGCCAAGAACGGGATGGAGGGTTTTGAGAAGTTTAAGAAAGACAATTTTGATGTCTGTATCTTGGATGTGATGATGCCCTACAAAGATGGGTTCACCCTTGCAAAGGAAATTCGCGAAAAGAACGAAAATGTGCCGATTATCTTCTTGACGGCAAAGACGATGAAAGAAGATGTGCTGAAGGGTTATAAGGCCGGGGCAGACGATTACCTGAACAAACCCTTTGATTCTGAGGTGCTGTTGATGAAACTTAAAGCAATTCTTCAAAGAAAGGCATCCAACACTTTGGCAGACAGCAAACAATTTGAATTTCAAATAGGAAACTTTCATTTTAATTCGAAGCTACGGTTCTTAAAATACAAAGATGAGGAACCCATAAAGCTTTCACCCAAAGAAAACGAACTGCTGAGGCTCTTGGCCCTACACGAAAACGACTTGATGCCGCGCGAGCTCGCTTTGACCAAAATTTGGCGAGACGACAACTATTTCACTTCCAGAAGTATGGATGTATACATTGCCAAACTCAGAAAATACTTGAAACGCGATGATTTGGTAGAAATATTGAACATTCACGGCGAGGGCTTCCGGTTGGTGGTCAAGTCTGAAAAAGAGAAGTAG